From the genome of Salvia splendens isolate huo1 chromosome 7, SspV2, whole genome shotgun sequence:
TTATTTGTATATCTATGCACAGATGAGGGAACATAAGAAGCAAAATGCTTATGTGAGGCAAATAATTGAGGACATAATTTGGACTCAAACCGTGGCGCGAATTTGTATACTGCACATGATTTTTAGCAAAGTTTCGAAGAAAAGGAGGCGAGCTGAATTTGCGTTGGCTTACGACATTCTGAATCGAGTACCGATGCAGATTCAACGTTTAAACAGACTCGTTGGGGTAACTGACACAGATTGTTTAGTTAATTGTAGGATGGACCGGAATACGTTTGGAAGGTTGTGTTCATTGTTTACAGAGTTGGGAATGTTACGCGTCCGGCGGTTCGTAGGGATAGAAGAGCAAGTCGCCATTTTTCTAGGTGTCATAGCACATCACAAGAAAAACCGTGTTGTTCGATTTGATCATTGGCGATCAGGGAACACAGTTTCATTCTACGTTCATGAGGTCCTTGCAGCAGTATTAAAGTTGCATTCCTTGTTCTTGGTCAAACCCGAGCCTATTCGCGAAGATTGTGTAGATTGGCGATGGAAATGTTTTCAggtatgttttatattttagtaGCGAAGactattctttttggaataAACTATATATTCAGCATTTCACTACGTGAGTGTGTGGCTACTTCTTGTGCATACAGGGGTGTCTTGGTGCTCTTGATGGCACCTACATTGACGTTTTAGTACCAAACGAGGACAAACCACGGTTTAGGAATAGGAAGGGTCAGATAACAACCAACACTTTGGCCGCTTGCGACAGGCACATGCGTTTCACATACATATTACCCGGCTGGGAGGGATCAGCTGGCGATGCTCGAGTGCTTCGCGATGCCGTAACTCGTCCTCATGGGTTGCGAGTCCCAATAGGTAAATTGACTAGCTTTGAATAAGTTACAATATTCAGCAACATATATCAATTCAAATggaaaatttatatttggttaGTTTTTACTAAACTGATGTTGAGTTTTGTCTGGTCTAGGTAATTATTATTTGTGTGATAATGGATATGCGAACAGTGAAGGTTTTCTAACCCCTTACAAGGGGGTGAGGTATCACCTCCAAGATTGGGGTCCTGATGCGCAAATTCCACAAAATGCTGTAGAGCTCTTCAACATGCGTCATACCAAAGCTAGGAATGTAATTGAGAGAGCATTCGCGGTACTGAAGATGCGGTGGGGTATTTTGCGCAGTGCCTCCTTCTATCCCCTCAAAgttcaaataaatttaattatagcaTGCTTCCTTCTCCATAACTACGTTCGGTCTGAGATGCCAATTGATCCACTCGATGACCTTTTGGACTGCATGCCTGAGAGCCAAGGGGCTGAGGCCGAGGGAGATCATAGGGACATTGAATACGTTGACTACGTTGAGGCAACGTCATCTTGATCATCCCTTGTTACGCCCACCACCCATTCAAGGCCATTGAGCATTTGGAGTCTGCAGAGATTAGGTAAGCTACCTCCATGCTCGCACATCCATTCATAAGGAATAACCTTCATGTCAAAAAAGTATGTGTCGTTGTTAGTTTGGAAAGCAAGCCTCGCATGTAAAATACATATGAATTTTCCAACTTACCATGCGGTACAAGCATGACCGTGTAGTCAATGTCCGACAAAACGATGGTTTAATGTGCCTAGGAACCGGAAAGTTAGTGGttatatgcaaaataaaaatgttCGATAATCGACAACAATAAATTACTTACTCCGGCAGCAGTGGCGGAGGAGCTGATGCTGATGCCATTGCATACATGATGTGATTAGAGAATACAGTTTGGTTCCGAAGAGTGATACTTTGGGGGCTTGTACAACATAAGCTCTTCAATATAGCTTTGTGGAGGCTACATCTTACCCGTGAGCTGATTTGACAAAGCATTTTCCAAACAAAATAAATCTGCTCCACCCATCACTATATGAAAGACAACACAGTAGCAACAATGAGCTGTAAAATCATGCAGGAATCTCCTATTATCATGCAGGAATCTACTCTAAACAAGGCTGCGATGGCAGATATGCCCCTCACGAGTCTGATTTGTCTAGTCATTCACGGGCATACAATTGCTTGGGATGGTGAtgaaataactcatatttaGCTGACCCTTCAATTGAAGCTTGGACCCAGCAACTTTGGCTTCTTTCATTCCTTCACTTGAAATGGGAACAAAAATCCCTCAACAAGgctttttcttttacaaatcaaGCTGGACAGCTGAGGTAGATTCACTGCTGCTATCCTTGATAATCAAAACCAAAGAAATGAACAAGTGGAGCGGTTCCGTGATCCCCATACCCATCCTCGAAGAAGTGGCGGAGGTGCTCACCAAAGAAGTGGGGGTGCCATTCACATGGCCACAATTGTACGAGAGATTTCAGAACCTTGAAGAGAGACACATACTTTTCGACAAGGTAGTCAAAACCAACGGTGTGTATTGGAATGCTAACACCAACGTGGTCATGGCACCGGAGCAAGTATGGAAACCCATTTTGAAGGTAGGTGGATACAATGTTTGTTTTATGTCAGCTTGTTCATTGTAACTCCATGGCTCCGTTGTTCTTGTAGGAAAATAAATTGGCTGCAGCTTATTACTATTGTGGGGACCCCGAATTTCCAAGATTGAGGTTGCTGTTCGGACCGCAAGATATTAAGCAGGAGAGTGCACCACTGATATTCAATATTTCTGACACTACCGTGCCCGTAGAGGATCTCAATCTGATGTTTAAGCCATTAGATGGAGTTGGAATGGCGCCGACCGTGGAGCTAAGCGTGTCCGTCTCTTCTCCTCCCATGCCCAAAGTGCCAAAGATGAAACGCAATTTGTTTGGAGACGGGTTCACGAATGTGGGTAGTCAGTCCAATAACGAGGATATGGACCCGCGTATCGGGAAGAAATACCCCCAAAGCCGAAGAAATTTCCTCCAAGCAATTTAGGTTCGCCACATGGAAGTTCATGTGGCTCTTCGAACACCCACAAGTATTGACGTTTTATGTTGTATTTGTCTTCCTTCTACTCTATTAAGCTAGGTTGTGTATGTGATCTATCTCGTGTACGTTTTGCTGGAATATCTATGTGGAAATTCAATCAATGAGATCAATATTTGCTGATTAAGGTTTTCCTTCAAATGCAGCTGATTAAGGAATACTAGGAAATCGTTTACTGATTAAGGCAACATAATCCTTCCTACAAAAGATGATAGATAATAATATAATCTACAGACAATTGCAACAAGCCAATGTTGAAGAGGGGCttccaaaaaaaaagtttcagaCAGAAAATAGGCTTTATAAATTATATCAGGCAAGCCATCGACCTACGCCACCCCTTCACCCGTTGTAGATTCCCCCATCTATCCCGAACCATATTTCGCAAGCACACGAAGCACGAACGCGATACGGTCATCATCCGGCATCCCAAGAAAGAAATCCAACCTTTCCACCTTCTCCAGAATAATCTCCCCTGCATCAAACTTTTGCTCCCTTGTCAGTCCAGGCAAGCGACCTAGTTCAGCAAATACTTCCTTCCGTGCTTTGCTCAGATCGAACTCATAACCAATGCGGAGGGATAAAGAATCCAACCTCACGTTGGTGGCGTCATTGATTTTCCCCAGCAGTTCAATGAGACCATCTATAGAATGGTCAGCCTTTCTCTTTTTCCCACCCGCAGGCCGAGCAGCTTTCTCACGGTTAGTGTTGCCTGAGCTTTCAACCGGAGCATCGGGAGGAGTGCTGGTCTGACTCAGTGGATGAGAAGTGGGCACATCAGTAGAGCCAACAGAGTTGCCAACCTCACCTCCATCGCTTGAGCCTGAGCCGGTGTCCTGAGTGTAAAGCCCATTGACCGCATCCATCAAACCAGTAGCTGATCCCCCAGCAGCCCTATCCTTACCAAAGATGACCTGCCAATGGTCCCAGAATGGCCAGCTCTTATCCCTCATGTAGCGAGCATGAGGGTCTTGCTGTACATACGAATTCGTAACATAACACACACCATCAGAATTGCCAATGTGAAGCAAACAtattgagtattatttttaaaactaacTTGAAAACATGATGATATCCATTAGAACGAGATTTGGTACCTTGACAATTTGCGACCACTGATCGTCGTCGCAATCTATCTTGTAGTCGTCGTGGAGGTTGAACCCCACACCGCTACGACTTAAGATGCCACGCAAAGAATTGTAGCATCTTTTCCAGGAAGTGAGCTTCGAGTTAATATGAGGAGTTGCTTTGATGTCAGTGTTGGGGTAATGCTTCTTCAGGGCTTCCTCGAGTCTGCCAAGGTAGCCTGTCCGAAATCCATTATCGGCTTTCCATCCGGTGACAACAAGGTCCTTCAGCGCAACCACAAGAATCTCCTCCTCACGGTATGACCAGGTTCGGCGGGTTCGGTCACCGTTGCCTCTCCTTGACCGTCCAAGGCGGGAATTCACTGAACCACAACAAAATCACCCAATTAAAACTGTAAAGCACTGCAAGATCTAAGAACGAAATGCGAATTCACTGGTGCTTTCAAATAAATTACCAAACGAAATGATGTTGAACCATACGAAAATAAACTCTCTTTTATTCAATTCTGAGATAGCTATATGTACCTTGCGAACTCGGCACATCAGGGGAAGTGAACCTTGAACGCATGTAGTCAGACATCTTCAACTGGACAAAGTGAAAATAGCTTCTGCGGAATTTGCGAGGCGATTCTGGAACACTGAAATGGAAGAGCGGCGGAAGAGAGTTGTAATATATATTCTCCAATTTAGGTTTGGGTATTGTGGTATTTGATTTACAGCAAACCAAACACACGATATATATCACTTGTGCTTTATATAGTGCAAACCAAACAGCTGAAATGAATAACCCAACTTCTAATTTGTGTCATATTTATCTGGCCTCTCCTTATCTACCCTAAATCCTATTGGACAAACAGAACAAGCCCTAAGGGTATTCACTATGgatagccgcggctatagcatcggtttggggcggaagcggggcggcttATAGTGGCATTGGGCAGACACCGAAATGGGGGCGGTAGGCGGCGGACGGGCTTCAGGcgactccggggcgaggacgcgcctcctccggggcggacgcggcgataggcgcggcgcctatagtggcggaccTGTCCGCCGCGCCGGtggacgatttttttttttaatttagtgtttaattttaattttaattttaatttcttcacgtaTAGTCGTCTTCTTCTATttacgtatagcccgataaatttattcataattgcttgaaacattataaattaaaattgattataaaatttgggggctattggaggtgtccactatagtggcggaaataaaattttggggctatgaacaacaaaactggggctatggacaaaaactgggatGAGACTATTGAGGGTGTCCGCctcatagtggacactctaacagTAGTACTAACATTTATCTACGTCAATGCTGCTATTGAAAACGCACGGAATCATTGGGTTCTTGTGTCCTTTTATAATCCATTAAgaagtattattattttaattattttattagtgttcaaattatttcttcatttttaaTATGTCGCCTCCGTTCAATTCATTGTCCTCATTGCCATGACCATCACAACTCCTTTGTGGAGTCATATCTCATTTTTAACACGCTTGATGAATCGTCTCTTGTAGTAGTTGTTATGTTAGATTTGTAGTGTCACCTTAACCGTGGATTGAATCAATATCAATTTGACCCGATAACAACTCAAATTATTTGCTCTACTCTTATCTCAAGAACCCTTCAACTTATTAATTCCCTCActaaatattcattaattacTAAAATATCCATAAAACTCTTAATTTTGAAGTACTTTTCTGATAAGAAATTTATGCCTGCCTTATCACCAAtcaatttgaataatttaaacaGAAATGAGTTCAATTTCCATCATGCACTTAATATTTATGGATAAATAAATATAGTCTACAATGACGGATATTGGTAAACAGAATTGAAGCTAAACGGATATTCGTGCAAGTCAAACGTGACGGCGGAGGACTTCTTCTCCGGTGGCTTAGCTAAACCCGGCGCCACCAACACCTCCACCGGGTCAGCCGTCAACACACTCGGCGTCTCCCTGGCCAGCGTCGACTACGCCCCGGGCGGCCTCAACCCGCCCCACAAGCACCCACGCGCCACCGAGGTCGTGTTGGTGCTCAAAGGCGAACTCGACGTCGGCTTCATCACCACCGCCAACGTCCTCATCTCCAAGTCCATCAAGGAAGGGGACATCTTCGTTTTCCCTAAAGGCCTAGTCCACTTCCAAAAGAACAGTGGTGACTCCCCGCCGCCTTCAACAGCCAGCTCCCGGGGACGCAGTCCATCGCTGAGACATTGTTTGCTGCTTCGCCGCCGGTGCCGGATAATGTGCTCACCAAGGCGTTTCAGGTCGACAAGATTAAGTCCAAGTTTGCACCTTGAGttcataaaattattaattttatactccacttGAGTTTGTGTTTTTGTGTACAATTATTGATTAGTAGTGATTTAAATAATGTGTAGGTAAAATTTACTTTGTTAATGTGATcaagaataaagtaataaaattccgttataactaattttctaGCTCTTTATTGAGTTATTGGAGTCTTGGgagtcatattttattttatactagaaCTCTAAAAGATTTATAAAAGTCCGAAAAAAAACTCTTGTTTTAGAGCACACGTGACATGACAAATTATTTCATTTAGATGATTGTTGTGGTTTATTTGGACACCATTGCGACAACCTTCATGATGCTCATAGTGTTTAACCACATGTACAAACAATTTGCTTTCAACAATATGCAAGTGGCGGAtctttggggggggggggggtcccGGCTGTTCGAAGAGCTTAAACTTTCCCTTGAATCGAGTCAAAAATAGcatatccgccccctccgtGGAGTGTAGAACTCTATTTGCTTTCAACAAACGTCATATAAAATGTATCCAATGgtttgattgttgagtttttaACCTAGAGGCTAGGGTTCAATCATCAATAACAACAACATATGTTATACCattctttactttttttattttaccaattcatatttcttcttattatcaaaataatacctttaaataCTTTATGAAATCTAAACTTTTACTAATGTGCATATATTATGctgttatatttattctttaattaaaaccatttttaatcttgtgttaaAGTTTTTTGGTCCTAAAGTACTTATAAATTGTGATCCATGCATCttattctctatgtaacaaaataaacgttttaaatatttttgaaatctaAATATTTACTACTTtacttatatcacttttgtatataatatttacaatGATTTTGAATGTAcgtaataattataataattttatattttaaaatgaataatacatatttgcaaggtATAatacatgtttatattttattaacgaagttagtgctacttaaatattaatataatattaaatattaaatttattaatatttaatatttaaattccgCCCCGCCGGGCTATCGATTATATTGAACTCTAGATACATTattgtattcaataaatgtGTACATCCCAATGattagtgctctcggattgtgGCTGCGGCATGAGTGGTGTTTTCCTTGTTGGTCagaaatattagtattatttataagTTTAAAAGTAGACTAAAGTCttaaaatggtccttaacatattgcattttttattttggtccaatacattatcttttgaattatttggtccATCAcattgaaatcggatcacatttggtccatttttggacggttccgttaAATATTTGACGGTTTTTAATTACTgagtcacaaatccgtcactaactgggagaaactgatctgTCACTAACTCGTCACTAATGCTTCATTAGTGATATAGAATTACTCTGGCCCGGTCAAGCCCATCTTCATTTTCATGTTTTACCttgttaagagcatccactataggcggacacttccaatagccctgccccctttttttgtccacagccccactttttttgtccatagccccaattttttcctccatgccccactataggcggacacttccaatagccccgaaattttaataaccaattttaattttaattttaattttaattcaattataataagtaattaaatttatcggactatacgtaattataaaaaaaagggtataagtgaagaaattaaaattaaacaccaTATTTTTGTTGTATTAAAGTGGGGGTAAAAGTATACAACGAATATTAATCTACTAAACATCATAATAGTGTTCACACTGCAACCgacacctcccctacgtgcccaaacttcttcaacccAAATCGGCATGGAGTGTGGTATGTGAtgtgctcctgcgcatatcactgaaacgttggatcaaatattcattgctccgtggtacgcccatctggatcgcgCGCGGAGGCGAATCCGttacttgtacttgcgccctcttccggTGGCCCAACGCTCtgccccaaatccttcatcttctattatcatattatgcaatatgatacatgctaacataatatttgcgacatcatcttcgtgccaaactcgttgccgggcaccgtataattgccccatcgcgcttggaggacaccaaaagctcgctcaacatccttcctagcaccctcttgtttccGCGCAAAGTATTGTTTCTTAGGTCCTACCGGTTGGCGaattgtcttgacgaatacgggccaacGGGGATATATcacatctgccaaatagtatccccttCTGTATTGCGTGCCGTTGGCTACAAAactgatttctggaccctcgCCCCGACATTCATCATTGAAGAGCAGCGATGACTGAAggacgtttatgtcgttgttcgaaccgacaacaccaaaatatgcatgccagatccgcaagCGGTTAGTTTGCtacggcttccagaatcatcgatggatgtttgcttttgaatccagttgtgaactggcctttccacgccaccgggcagttcttccactcccaatgcatgcaatcgatgcttcctaacattcctgggaaaccgtggatcgaaccgtgcatatccagcagattTTGACATTCAGCAGGGGTgggctttcgtaggaactcccCACCAAATATTTCCCGAatccccttacaaaactgcctaagcaccgtgaggccagtcgtctcacccatctgtaggtattcgtcgaacatatcagccGGTCTGGCATACGCAAACTgtcggattgcagcggtgcacttctgaagCGTCGACAACCCCGATTCGCCCCAGTGCAATCACTCCgaagggtgaagcaccggtaacgtTCCGCCAATttcgtcgctatatggttgaaaaggggttgcgacattctgaactGGCGGCGAAAAATCTCGGGTGGATACCTTGGGTTATCCACAATTAG
Proteins encoded in this window:
- the LOC121741804 gene encoding uncharacterized protein LOC121741804, with protein sequence MGTKIPQQGFFFYKSSWTAEVDSLLLSLIIKTKEMNKWSGSVIPIPILEEVAEVLTKEVGVPFTWPQLYERFQNLEERHILFDKVVKTNGVYWNANTNVVMAPEQVWKPILKENKLAAAYYYCGDPEFPRLRLLFGPQDIKQESAPLIFNISDTTVPVEDLNLMFKPLDGVGMAPTVELSVSVSSPPMPKVPKMKRNLFGDGFTNVGSQSNNEDMDPRIGKKYPQSRRNFLQAI
- the LOC121741802 gene encoding uncharacterized protein LOC121741802, translating into MREHKKQNAYVRQIIEDIIWTQTVARICILHMIFSKVSKKRRRAEFALAYDILNRVPMQIQRLNRLVGVTDTDCLVNCRMDRNTFGRLCSLFTELGMLRVRRFVGIEEQVAIFLGVIAHHKKNRVVRFDHWRSGNTVSFYVHEVLAAVLKLHSLFLVKPEPIREDCVDWRWKCFQGCLGALDGTYIDVLVPNEDKPRFRNRKGQITTNTLAACDRHMRFTYILPGWEGSAGDARVLRDAVTRPHGLRVPIGNYYLCDNGYANSEGFLTPYKGVRYHLQDWGPDAQIPQNAVELFNMRHTKARNVIERAFAVLKMRWGILRSASFYPLKVQINLIIACFLLHNYVRSEMPIDPLDDLLDCMPESQGAEAEGDHRDIEYVDYVEATSS
- the LOC121741803 gene encoding uncharacterized protein LOC121741803, with the protein product MSDYMRSRFTSPDVPSSQVNSRLGRSRRGNGDRTRRTWSYREEEILVVALKDLVVTGWKADNGFRTGYLGRLEEALKKHYPNTDIKATPHINSKLTSWKRCYNSLRGILSRSGVGFNLHDDYKIDCDDDQWSQIVKQDPHARYMRDKSWPFWDHWQVIFGKDRAAGGSATGLMDAVNGLYTQDTGSGSSDGGEVGNSVGSTDVPTSHPLSQTSTPPDAPVESSGNTNREKAARPAGGKKRKADHSIDGLIELLGKINDATNVRLDSLSLRIGYEFDLSKARKEVFAELGRLPGLTREQKFDAGEIILEKVERLDFFLGMPDDDRIAFVLRVLAKYGSG